A window of Micrococcus endophyticus contains these coding sequences:
- a CDS encoding methyltransferase domain-containing protein: MTGPGPGVPRLPGRPARARREAGNPFDAAAGEHYDAVRPSYPAESVAWVLEGLGDGLDVVEPGAGTGLFTRSLTALPVERVRSVTAVEPAASMREVLEREVAAPSDRRVRAVPGTAEATGLPEASADVVVAAQAWHWVDPAAGCAEAARVLRPGGRLAAVWNQLDTAVPWVHRLTRIMHAGDVHAARPELRRFAAPFGAEEHARWTWTLPQTAADLHGLMASRAYWLRASETTRAKMSANLDWYLHEHLGHAEDAVVEVPYVSVAWRAAAPLRGGRRR; encoded by the coding sequence GTGACCGGGCCGGGCCCGGGCGTCCCGCGCCTGCCGGGCCGGCCGGCCCGCGCCCGCCGGGAGGCCGGCAACCCCTTCGACGCGGCCGCCGGGGAGCACTACGACGCCGTCCGCCCGTCCTATCCCGCCGAGTCTGTGGCCTGGGTCCTGGAGGGACTCGGCGACGGCCTGGACGTCGTGGAGCCGGGCGCCGGGACCGGCCTGTTCACTCGGTCCCTCACCGCCCTGCCGGTCGAGCGGGTGCGGTCCGTGACCGCCGTGGAGCCGGCCGCGTCCATGCGGGAGGTCCTCGAACGCGAGGTCGCCGCACCGTCGGACAGGCGTGTGCGCGCGGTGCCGGGCACCGCCGAGGCGACGGGGCTGCCGGAGGCGAGCGCCGACGTCGTGGTGGCGGCCCAGGCCTGGCACTGGGTGGACCCGGCCGCGGGCTGCGCCGAGGCCGCGCGCGTGCTGCGCCCCGGCGGGCGGCTGGCCGCCGTGTGGAACCAGCTGGACACCGCGGTGCCGTGGGTCCACCGGCTGACCCGGATCATGCACGCCGGGGACGTCCACGCCGCCCGGCCCGAGCTGCGCCGGTTCGCGGCGCCGTTCGGCGCGGAGGAGCACGCCCGCTGGACGTGGACGCTGCCGCAGACGGCGGCGGACCTGCACGGGCTCATGGCCTCGCGCGCGTACTGGCTGCGCGCGTCGGAGACGACCCGCGCGAAGATGTCCGCGAACTTGGACTGGTACCTGCACGAGCACCTGGGGCACGCCGAGGACGCCGTCGTCGAGGTGCCCTACGTGAGCGTGGCGTGGCGGGCGGCCGCCCCGCTCAGGGGCGGGCGCCGACGCTGA
- the rbfA gene encoding 30S ribosome-binding factor RbfA: MADPARAGRLAQRIKVLVAEALRRSVKDDRVEAVTVTEVRVTNDLQHATVYYTVLGDEATAAAAHEGIQENRGVLRREVGRGLTIRLVPTLEFVADTVPEAAAHLEDVLRAAKERDAELAKAREGATYAGEADPYRTSEPGSEADDAPRA, translated from the coding sequence ATGGCCGATCCGGCACGCGCAGGCCGCCTGGCCCAGCGCATCAAGGTCCTCGTCGCCGAGGCGCTGCGCCGCAGCGTCAAGGACGACCGCGTGGAGGCCGTCACCGTGACGGAGGTCCGCGTGACCAACGACCTGCAGCACGCGACCGTGTACTACACCGTCCTCGGGGACGAGGCCACCGCGGCCGCCGCCCACGAGGGCATCCAGGAGAACCGCGGCGTCCTGCGCCGCGAGGTGGGCCGCGGGCTCACCATCCGCCTGGTGCCCACCCTCGAGTTCGTCGCGGACACCGTCCCCGAGGCGGCCGCGCACCTGGAGGACGTCCTGCGCGCCGCGAAGGAGCGGGACGCGGAGCTGGCGAAGGCGCGCGAGGGCGCGACCTACGCGGGCGAGGCGGACCCGTACCGCACCTCGGAGCCCGGCTCCGAGGCCGACGACGCCCCGCGCGCCTGA
- the truB gene encoding tRNA pseudouridine(55) synthase TruB: MSARSTGGQAPDAPGTEASGVVLVDKPQGWTSHDVVGRLRRLAGTRKVGHAGTLDPMATGLLVVGVNKATRLLTAITGTDKTYTATIRLGQSTVTDDAEGDVVQTRLANAVTPERVAEQVAALTGPILQAPSAVSAIKVAGRRAYDRVRAGEDVALQARPVTVHEFTVHEMRRLDGGRLVDLDVTVRCSSGTYVRALARDLGEALETGGHLTALRRTAVGPFDVADALTLEELAEGFVMTGLSEAAAGLFPVRELTEDEARELAFGRAVAPTGTGDELVAGRAPDGRVVALVSDVRRRGADVAKPQLVFAPAEGPGQGGTA; encoded by the coding sequence GTGAGCGCACGCAGCACCGGGGGACAGGCCCCCGACGCACCGGGAACGGAGGCGTCGGGGGTCGTCCTCGTGGACAAGCCCCAGGGGTGGACGTCGCACGACGTCGTCGGGCGCCTCCGCCGGCTGGCGGGCACCCGCAAGGTGGGCCACGCCGGCACCCTCGACCCGATGGCCACGGGGCTGCTCGTGGTGGGCGTCAACAAGGCCACCCGCCTGCTGACCGCCATCACGGGCACGGACAAGACCTACACCGCCACGATCCGCCTGGGGCAGTCGACCGTCACGGACGACGCCGAGGGCGACGTGGTGCAGACGCGCCTGGCGAACGCGGTCACGCCGGAGCGGGTGGCCGAGCAGGTCGCCGCCCTCACGGGGCCGATCCTGCAGGCGCCCTCGGCCGTCTCGGCCATCAAGGTGGCCGGCAGGCGCGCCTACGACCGCGTGCGGGCAGGGGAGGACGTGGCCCTGCAGGCCCGTCCCGTCACCGTGCACGAGTTCACCGTGCATGAGATGCGCCGGCTCGACGGCGGCCGGCTGGTGGACCTGGACGTCACCGTGCGCTGCTCCTCGGGCACCTACGTCCGGGCGCTCGCCCGGGACCTGGGCGAGGCCCTCGAGACCGGCGGGCACCTCACGGCGCTGCGCCGCACCGCCGTCGGCCCCTTCGACGTGGCCGACGCCCTGACCCTCGAGGAGCTCGCCGAGGGCTTCGTGATGACCGGGCTCTCCGAGGCCGCCGCCGGGCTGTTCCCGGTGCGCGAGCTGACGGAGGACGAGGCGCGGGAGCTGGCCTTCGGCCGCGCCGTCGCGCCCACCGGCACCGGCGACGAGCTCGTGGCCGGGCGCGCCCCGGACGGACGCGTGGTCGCCCTCGTCTCGGACGTGCGCCGCCGCGGCGCCGACGTCGCCAAGCCCCAGCTCGTGTTCGCGCCGGCCGAGGGGCCGGGGCAGGGAGGGACCGCATGA
- a CDS encoding polyribonucleotide nucleotidyltransferase gives MEGPEITFAEAVIDNGAYGKRTIRFETGRLAQQAAGAAMVYIDEETSMLSATTVGKSPREGFDFFPLTVDVEERMYAAGRIPGSFFRREGRPSTDAILTCRLIDRPLRPAFVKGIRNEVQVVVTVTSIAPDEIYDTVAINAASVSTQLSGLPFSGPIGGVRMALVDDGAGKRQWVAFPKHSQLQDAVFNMAVAGRVVGDDVAIMMVEAEATPDSWTLVKERGASAPTEEVVAEGLEAAKPFIRALCEAQADLVKRAGKDPVDVPVFKDYEDDAFEAVEKVATDRLTEIFSIGDKQTRESASDAYHVEVMDELAGEGKPFAERRGEIAKAYGSVTKQVVRQRILKDQVRIDGRGLTDIRKLTAEVEVLPRVHGSAIFERGETQIMGVTTLNMLKMEQQIDSLAPETSKRYLHHYNFPPYSTGETGRVGSPKRREIGHGALAERAMVPVLPAREEFPYAIRQVSEALGSNGSTSMGSVCASTLSLLNAGVPLRATVAGIAMGLVSAEVDGQTQYAALTDILGAEDAFGDMDFKVAGTAEFVTAIQLDTKLDGIPASVLAAALTQAREARLHILSVLNAAIDAPDEMAPTAPRIISVRIPVDKIGAVIGPKGAMINQIQDDTGADITIEDDGTVLIGATDGASAEAARSAVNAIANPQVPEVGERYLGTVVKLTTFGAFVSLTPGKDGLLHISELRKLNEGKRVDDVEDVLGVGQKVQVEITKIDDRGKLSLSPVVAESDADAETADAIESSQTEA, from the coding sequence ATGGAGGGTCCTGAGATCACCTTCGCCGAGGCCGTCATCGACAACGGCGCCTACGGCAAGCGCACCATCCGCTTCGAGACCGGCCGCCTCGCCCAGCAGGCCGCCGGCGCCGCCATGGTCTACATCGACGAGGAGACGTCGATGCTGTCCGCCACCACCGTGGGCAAGTCCCCGCGCGAGGGCTTCGACTTCTTCCCGCTGACCGTGGACGTCGAGGAGCGCATGTACGCCGCGGGCCGCATCCCCGGCTCGTTCTTCCGCCGCGAGGGCCGCCCGTCCACCGACGCGATCCTCACCTGCCGCCTGATCGACCGCCCGCTGCGCCCGGCGTTCGTCAAGGGCATCCGCAACGAGGTCCAGGTCGTCGTGACCGTCACCTCGATCGCCCCGGACGAGATCTACGACACCGTGGCCATCAACGCCGCCTCCGTGTCCACCCAGCTCTCCGGCCTGCCGTTCTCCGGCCCCATCGGCGGCGTGCGCATGGCGCTCGTGGACGACGGCGCCGGCAAGCGCCAGTGGGTCGCGTTCCCGAAGCACTCCCAGCTGCAGGACGCCGTGTTCAACATGGCCGTGGCCGGCCGCGTGGTGGGCGACGACGTCGCCATCATGATGGTCGAGGCCGAGGCCACCCCGGACTCCTGGACCCTGGTCAAGGAGCGCGGCGCCTCCGCCCCCACCGAGGAGGTCGTGGCCGAGGGCCTCGAGGCCGCCAAGCCCTTCATCCGCGCCCTGTGCGAGGCCCAGGCCGACCTGGTCAAGCGCGCCGGCAAGGACCCCGTGGACGTCCCCGTGTTCAAGGACTACGAGGACGACGCCTTCGAGGCCGTCGAGAAGGTCGCCACGGACCGCCTGACCGAGATCTTCTCGATCGGCGACAAGCAGACCCGCGAGTCCGCCTCCGACGCCTACCACGTGGAGGTCATGGACGAGCTGGCCGGCGAGGGCAAGCCCTTCGCCGAGCGTCGCGGCGAGATCGCCAAGGCCTACGGCTCCGTCACCAAGCAGGTCGTGCGCCAGCGCATCCTCAAGGACCAGGTCCGCATCGACGGCCGCGGCCTCACGGACATCCGCAAGCTCACCGCCGAGGTCGAGGTCCTGCCGCGCGTGCACGGCTCCGCGATCTTCGAGCGCGGCGAGACCCAGATCATGGGCGTCACCACGCTGAACATGCTCAAGATGGAGCAGCAGATCGACTCCCTGGCGCCGGAGACCTCCAAGCGCTACCTGCACCACTACAACTTCCCGCCGTACTCCACCGGCGAGACCGGCCGCGTGGGCTCGCCCAAGCGCCGTGAGATCGGCCACGGCGCGCTCGCCGAGCGCGCCATGGTGCCCGTGCTGCCGGCCCGCGAGGAGTTCCCCTACGCGATCCGCCAGGTCTCCGAGGCCCTCGGCTCCAACGGCTCCACGTCGATGGGCTCCGTCTGCGCCTCCACCCTGTCCCTGCTGAACGCGGGCGTGCCGCTGCGCGCCACCGTGGCCGGCATCGCCATGGGCCTGGTCTCCGCCGAGGTGGACGGCCAGACCCAGTACGCGGCGCTGACCGACATCCTCGGCGCCGAGGACGCCTTCGGCGACATGGACTTCAAGGTGGCCGGCACCGCCGAGTTCGTCACCGCGATCCAGCTGGACACCAAGCTGGACGGCATCCCGGCCTCCGTGCTGGCGGCCGCCCTGACCCAGGCCCGCGAGGCGCGCCTGCACATCCTGTCCGTCCTGAACGCCGCCATCGACGCCCCGGACGAGATGGCCCCCACCGCCCCGCGGATCATCTCCGTGCGCATCCCGGTGGACAAGATCGGCGCGGTCATCGGCCCCAAGGGCGCCATGATCAACCAGATCCAGGACGACACCGGCGCGGACATCACCATCGAGGACGACGGCACCGTGCTGATCGGCGCCACCGACGGGGCCTCGGCCGAGGCCGCGCGCTCCGCGGTGAACGCCATCGCCAACCCGCAGGTCCCCGAGGTCGGCGAGCGCTACCTCGGCACCGTGGTCAAGCTGACCACCTTCGGCGCCTTCGTCTCGCTCACCCCGGGCAAGGACGGCCTGCTGCACATCTCGGAGCTGCGCAAGCTCAACGAGGGCAAGCGCGTGGACGACGTCGAGGACGTGCTCGGCGTGGGCCAGAAGGTCCAGGTTGAGATCACCAAGATCGACGACCGCGGCAAGCTGTCGCTGTCCCCGGTGGTGGCGGAGTCCGACGCGGACGCCGAGACCGCCGACGCGATCGAGTCCTCGCAGACCGAGGCCTGA
- a CDS encoding bifunctional riboflavin kinase/FAD synthetase, whose product MLVWNSLEEVPTDLPRTVVTLGNFDGVHRGHREVLRRVVELARERDALAVAVTFSPHPRSVHRPDEPHVDILGPQQRAVLLSETGLDALLLQRYTLEFADQSPEEFVLSMFVRGLNAAVVVVGHDVRFGRGNVGDFAEMVRLGAKHGFEVEAVEEHPAEIGDEPERRCSSTWVREALAAGDVAQAAAILGRHHTLSGEVVHGFARGRELGFPTANLAPEAEGMIPADGVYAGWLHDVHGRAWPAAISVGSNPTFEGVSRVVEAHVIDRPEERVEDFDLYGQHIEVEFVQRLRGMVAYEGVEKLVAQMTQDVEQARAILAATPSDR is encoded by the coding sequence ATGCTGGTGTGGAACTCCCTGGAGGAGGTCCCCACGGACCTGCCGCGCACCGTGGTGACGCTGGGCAACTTCGACGGCGTGCACCGCGGCCACCGCGAGGTGCTGCGCCGCGTCGTCGAGCTGGCCCGCGAGCGGGACGCCCTCGCCGTGGCCGTGACCTTCTCCCCGCACCCCCGCTCGGTGCACCGCCCCGACGAGCCGCACGTGGACATCCTGGGCCCCCAGCAGCGGGCCGTGCTGCTCTCGGAGACCGGCCTCGACGCGCTGCTCCTGCAGCGCTACACGCTCGAGTTCGCGGACCAGAGCCCGGAGGAGTTCGTCCTCTCGATGTTCGTGCGCGGGCTGAACGCCGCCGTCGTGGTGGTGGGCCATGACGTCCGCTTCGGCCGCGGCAACGTCGGGGACTTCGCCGAGATGGTGCGGCTGGGGGCGAAGCACGGGTTCGAGGTGGAGGCCGTGGAGGAGCACCCCGCGGAGATCGGCGACGAGCCGGAGCGCCGCTGCTCGTCCACGTGGGTGCGCGAGGCGCTCGCCGCGGGGGACGTCGCGCAGGCGGCCGCGATCCTCGGGCGCCACCACACCCTGTCCGGCGAGGTGGTGCACGGGTTCGCGCGCGGCCGGGAGCTCGGCTTCCCCACGGCGAACCTGGCCCCAGAGGCGGAGGGCATGATCCCCGCCGACGGCGTCTATGCCGGCTGGCTGCACGACGTCCACGGCCGGGCCTGGCCGGCCGCGATCTCCGTGGGATCCAACCCCACGTTCGAGGGCGTCTCGCGCGTGGTGGAGGCCCACGTGATCGACCGCCCCGAGGAGCGTGTGGAGGACTTCGACCTCTACGGCCAGCACATCGAGGTCGAGTTCGTGCAGCGCCTGCGCGGCATGGTCGCGTACGAGGGCGTCGAGAAGCTCGTGGCCCAGATGACGCAGGACGTGGAGCAGGCCCGCGCCATCCTGGCGGCGACGCCCTCCGACCGGTGA
- the rpsO gene encoding 30S ribosomal protein S15 has translation MALDPAVKQQIIKEYATHEGDTGSPEVQIAVLSRRIKDLTEHLKEHKHDHHTRRGLMALVGRRRRMLGYLQKVDIERYRALIERLGLRK, from the coding sequence ATGGCCCTGGATCCCGCTGTCAAGCAGCAGATCATCAAGGAGTACGCCACCCACGAGGGCGACACCGGTTCCCCCGAGGTGCAGATCGCGGTCCTGTCGCGTCGCATCAAGGACCTGACCGAGCACCTCAAGGAGCACAAGCACGACCACCACACCCGTCGCGGCCTGATGGCCCTGGTGGGTCGCCGTCGTCGCATGCTCGGCTACCTGCAGAAGGTCGACATCGAGCGCTACCGCGCGCTGATCGAGCGCCTCGGCCTGCGCAAGTGA
- a CDS encoding type II CAAX prenyl endopeptidase Rce1 family protein, producing MTTASTPPSPASWPPAPAAAPTPPGRRLDLPIIGAEYPQLLRTPRSRWWHPLLSAGFVLGSVLVLLAVLTLPMMLALVSEVGWDVFASADPADLARVEEALFSAPMMLLNNLMLAAFIGVALLAVAVCHPVAARFVHSVQGRIRWRWLLRAHLVLLPLFLVYVLGTWALDGAPTAPRAEDWVWLVAMGLVLTPLQAAGEEYLFRGWLLLAIGSWFRRPLPAILIAAAVSAVTFSLAHGSFDPWILLDLSVFAVAAVLLTWRTGGLEAAVALHVVNNVVVIVFGTLAGTVNESFVDVETTGSPLGTAVSAAVIALSTALLLWQARRAGIARTVPVSVGARP from the coding sequence GTGACCACCGCCTCGACTCCCCCCTCCCCCGCCTCGTGGCCGCCGGCCCCGGCCGCGGCACCGACCCCTCCGGGGCGCCGCCTGGACCTGCCGATCATCGGCGCGGAGTACCCGCAGCTGCTGCGCACGCCCCGCTCCCGCTGGTGGCACCCGCTGCTCTCCGCGGGGTTCGTGCTGGGCTCGGTGCTCGTGCTGCTGGCGGTGCTGACCCTCCCCATGATGCTGGCGCTGGTCTCCGAGGTCGGCTGGGACGTGTTCGCCTCGGCGGACCCGGCGGACCTCGCGCGCGTGGAGGAGGCCCTGTTCTCGGCGCCGATGATGCTGCTGAACAACCTGATGCTGGCCGCGTTCATCGGCGTCGCCCTGCTGGCCGTGGCCGTGTGCCACCCCGTGGCGGCCCGCTTCGTGCACTCGGTGCAGGGCCGGATCCGCTGGCGGTGGCTGCTGCGCGCGCACCTGGTGCTGCTGCCGCTGTTCCTCGTCTACGTGCTGGGCACGTGGGCCCTGGACGGCGCCCCCACCGCCCCGCGCGCCGAGGACTGGGTGTGGCTCGTGGCCATGGGCCTGGTGCTCACGCCGCTGCAGGCCGCCGGCGAGGAGTACCTGTTCCGGGGCTGGCTGCTGCTGGCGATCGGCTCGTGGTTCCGCCGGCCGCTGCCGGCCATCCTGATCGCCGCCGCGGTCTCCGCCGTCACCTTCTCCCTCGCCCACGGGTCCTTCGACCCCTGGATCCTCCTGGACCTGTCCGTGTTCGCCGTGGCGGCGGTGCTGCTGACGTGGCGCACCGGCGGCCTCGAGGCGGCGGTCGCGCTGCACGTGGTGAACAACGTCGTGGTGATCGTGTTCGGCACCCTCGCGGGGACCGTGAACGAGAGCTTCGTGGACGTGGAGACCACCGGCTCGCCCCTGGGCACAGCGGTCTCGGCCGCGGTGATCGCGCTCTCGACGGCGCTGCTGCTGTGGCAAGCCCGACGCGCGGGGATCGCGCGGACCGTCCCGGTCAGCGTCGGCGCCCGCCCCTGA
- the infB gene encoding translation initiation factor IF-2 yields the protein MAKVRVHELAKELGITSKEALNTLKDLGEFVSSASSTIEPPVAKKLRGAYPDAGKSGAAKPSGAKPAAAPAAGRPAASAPKPGGSAPKPNAAAPAPGPAAARPAAPKPAGEAPAAPTPGPAAAKPAAQAPQAPAQQAPQQPAAPASSAPKPGAPAPKPAAAKPGAPRPGNNPFSPKGGSGGPRPGARPGGRGGAPRPGNNPFASSQGMRQGREDRAPRPGGPRPAAGAGGPRPGGPRPAAGAGGPRPGAPRPNPGMMPKQITPAPAPARGGGRGRPGGGPGGGPGRPGGPGGRGGRGNAQGAFGRGGGARKGRKSKRAKRQEFEQAHTREIGGVKVPKGDGTTVLRLRRGASLADFAEKIRADVADLVKVLFTLGEMASANQSLDEDTFQLLGDELGYKVQIVSPEDEDKELLEAFDIDLEAEEANEDEADLEPRPAVVTVMGHVDHGKTRLLDAIRSSNVIEGEAGGITQHIGAYQVPVQHEGEDRRLTFIDTPGHEAFTAMRARGAKVTDIAVLVVAADDGVMPQTVEALNHAQSAGVPIVVAVNKIDKDTAQPDKIRGQLTEYGLVPEEYGGDTMFVDVSARNGINIDQLLEAVLLTADAALELTANPSKDARGVAIEANLDKGRGAVVTVLVQTGTLRVGDNMVVGSAHGRVRAMFDENGTPVEEADPSRPVQVLGLSSVPRAGDSFLVTEDDRTARQIAEKREAADRNAQLAKRRKRITLEDFDQAVAEGKLDTLNLIIKGDASGAVEALEDSLLKVEVGEDEVQLRVIHRGVGAITQNDVNLATVDDAIIIGFNVRPAERVADLADKEGVDMRFYSVIYDAIDDIENALKGMLKPEYEEVALGSAEVREVFRSSKWGSIAGSLVRSGLIRRNAQARLVRDGAVVADNLKIESLRRFKDDATEVREGYECGIGLGSFNDIKEGDVIETFEMQEKPRA from the coding sequence GTGGCAAAGGTCCGCGTCCATGAGCTCGCCAAGGAGCTCGGCATCACCTCGAAGGAGGCCTTGAACACCCTCAAGGACCTCGGCGAGTTCGTCAGCTCCGCCTCTTCGACCATCGAGCCCCCGGTGGCGAAGAAGCTGCGGGGCGCCTACCCCGACGCCGGCAAGTCCGGCGCCGCCAAGCCCTCCGGCGCCAAGCCCGCCGCCGCCCCGGCGGCCGGCCGTCCCGCCGCGTCCGCCCCGAAGCCGGGTGGCTCGGCCCCCAAGCCGAACGCCGCCGCGCCCGCTCCGGGTCCGGCCGCCGCGCGTCCCGCGGCGCCGAAGCCCGCCGGCGAGGCCCCGGCCGCCCCCACCCCGGGTCCGGCCGCCGCGAAGCCGGCCGCCCAGGCCCCGCAGGCTCCCGCCCAGCAGGCGCCGCAGCAGCCGGCCGCTCCCGCGTCGTCGGCCCCGAAGCCGGGCGCCCCCGCGCCCAAGCCGGCCGCCGCCAAGCCGGGCGCCCCGCGCCCGGGCAACAACCCGTTCAGCCCCAAGGGCGGCTCCGGCGGTCCCCGTCCGGGCGCGCGTCCGGGCGGCCGCGGCGGTGCGCCGCGTCCGGGCAACAACCCGTTCGCCTCGTCCCAGGGCATGCGCCAGGGCCGTGAGGACCGCGCTCCGCGTCCGGGCGGCCCCCGTCCCGCGGCCGGCGCCGGCGGTCCCCGTCCCGGCGGCCCGCGTCCGGCGGCCGGCGCCGGCGGTCCCCGCCCCGGTGCCCCGCGTCCGAACCCGGGCATGATGCCCAAGCAGATCACCCCCGCGCCGGCTCCGGCCCGCGGCGGCGGCCGCGGCCGTCCCGGCGGCGGTCCCGGTGGCGGCCCCGGCCGCCCGGGCGGTCCCGGCGGCCGCGGCGGTCGCGGCAACGCCCAGGGCGCCTTCGGGCGCGGCGGCGGCGCGCGCAAGGGTCGCAAGTCGAAGCGCGCGAAGCGTCAGGAGTTCGAGCAGGCGCACACCCGCGAGATCGGCGGCGTCAAGGTCCCCAAGGGCGACGGCACCACGGTGCTGCGCCTGCGCCGCGGCGCGTCCCTGGCCGACTTCGCCGAGAAGATTCGCGCCGACGTCGCCGACCTGGTGAAGGTGCTCTTCACCCTCGGCGAGATGGCCTCGGCCAACCAGTCCCTCGACGAGGACACCTTCCAGCTGCTCGGCGACGAGCTGGGCTACAAGGTCCAGATCGTGTCCCCGGAGGACGAGGACAAGGAGCTGCTGGAGGCGTTCGACATCGACCTCGAGGCCGAGGAGGCCAACGAGGACGAGGCCGACCTCGAGCCGCGCCCCGCGGTCGTCACGGTCATGGGCCACGTCGACCACGGCAAGACGCGACTGCTCGACGCCATCCGCTCCTCGAACGTCATCGAGGGCGAGGCCGGCGGCATCACCCAGCACATCGGCGCCTACCAGGTGCCCGTGCAGCACGAGGGCGAGGACCGCCGCCTGACCTTCATCGACACCCCGGGCCACGAGGCGTTCACCGCCATGCGTGCCCGCGGCGCGAAGGTCACCGACATCGCCGTGCTGGTGGTGGCGGCCGACGACGGCGTCATGCCGCAGACCGTCGAGGCGCTCAACCACGCCCAGTCGGCCGGCGTGCCGATCGTGGTGGCCGTCAACAAGATCGACAAGGACACCGCGCAGCCGGACAAGATCCGCGGCCAGCTCACCGAATACGGCCTCGTGCCCGAGGAGTACGGCGGCGACACGATGTTCGTGGACGTCTCCGCGCGCAACGGCATCAACATCGACCAGCTGCTCGAGGCGGTCCTGCTGACCGCGGACGCCGCCCTCGAGCTCACCGCGAACCCGTCCAAGGACGCCCGCGGCGTGGCCATCGAGGCGAACCTCGACAAGGGCCGCGGCGCCGTCGTGACCGTGCTGGTGCAGACCGGCACGCTGCGCGTGGGCGACAACATGGTGGTGGGCTCGGCCCACGGCCGCGTGCGCGCCATGTTCGACGAGAACGGCACCCCCGTGGAGGAGGCCGATCCGTCGCGTCCCGTCCAGGTCCTGGGCCTGTCCTCCGTGCCGCGCGCGGGCGACTCGTTCCTCGTCACCGAGGACGACCGCACCGCTCGTCAGATCGCGGAGAAGCGCGAGGCCGCGGACCGCAACGCCCAGCTGGCCAAGCGCCGCAAGCGCATCACCCTGGAGGACTTCGACCAGGCCGTGGCCGAGGGCAAGCTGGACACGCTCAACCTCATCATCAAGGGCGACGCCTCCGGCGCCGTCGAGGCCCTGGAGGACTCGCTGCTGAAGGTCGAGGTCGGGGAGGACGAGGTGCAGCTGCGCGTCATCCACCGCGGCGTCGGCGCCATCACGCAGAACGACGTCAACCTGGCCACCGTGGACGACGCCATCATCATCGGCTTCAACGTGCGCCCCGCCGAGCGGGTCGCCGACCTGGCCGACAAGGAGGGCGTGGACATGCGGTTCTACAGCGTGATCTACGACGCGATCGACGACATCGAGAACGCGCTCAAGGGCATGCTGAAGCCGGAGTACGAGGAGGTCGCGCTCGGCTCGGCCGAGGTCCGCGAGGTCTTCCGCTCCTCCAAGTGGGGCAGCATCGCCGGCTCGCTGGTGCGCTCGGGCCTCATCCGCCGCAACGCCCAGGCCCGCCTGGTGCGCGACGGCGCGGTGGTCGCGGACAACCTCAAGATCGAGTCCCTGCGCCGCTTCAAGGACGACGCCACCGAGGTCCGCGAGGGCTACGAGTGCGGCATCGGCCTGGGCAGCTTCAACGACATCAAGGAGGGCGACGTGATCGAGACCTTCGAGATGCAGGAGAAGCCGCGCGCCTGA